One stretch of Sediminispirochaeta bajacaliforniensis DSM 16054 DNA includes these proteins:
- a CDS encoding RNA recognition motif domain-containing protein, whose translation MAKKIYVGNLNYSTREESLQDLFGQYGQVNSVNIITDRYTGQSKGFGFVEMEEMDAAEAAISALDGTSLDGRELRVNEAKERERRPRF comes from the coding sequence ATGGCTAAAAAAATCTATGTTGGGAACCTGAATTATTCGACTCGAGAGGAGAGTCTTCAGGATCTTTTCGGTCAGTATGGTCAGGTTAACAGCGTGAACATTATTACCGATCGGTACACGGGTCAGAGCAAGGGATTCGGATTCGTTGAGATGGAAGAGATGGATGCAGCCGAAGCAGCGATTTCTGCTCTCGACGGAACTTCTCTTGACGGTAGAGAACTGCGTGTAAACGAAGCCAAGGAACGGGAAAGAAGACCCCGCTTCTAA
- a CDS encoding methyl-accepting chemotaxis protein, translating to MMVIVPLVSIVVLVIGILDTKRITGNQLELTNQLIDAQTRQYKLILEEFINEHVERLTKVAAAFSGKEHVNAEALRTEASLIHRFVPDVTTDNFFYVNEEGILRQGDLRLDVSDRDYFTKAKESGKPAIGNVLISREDGKSLITGFSAPIIGSGGQFQGVLAEALNLTELQQKFSDMDLAGASYFYLFDPQGTVIAHTNHDFVGKKVQDIIHPSLLKRFQETLFVQDSGNIEYSFNGTSVIAHYKTITPSDWKIAVAFDKQIIIDKRNQAILFALGQFLIAGGGTILLIFLLIRPITRRIKRVGGRLEEISKGEGDLTRRVHVSSDDELADLAEAFNQFAETMREMIGSIKFETRKLLAVGEELSANTEQSTASINEITATIESISELSESQSESVGKASSSVDQITGAINNLGELIERQATSVTESSSAIEEMIANIRSLAEHTEQIGMHMESLVDASRNGKEKQRETDELIAQVAERSKKLQETNVVIAKVAAQTNLLAMNAAIEAAHAGNAGRGFAVVAEEIRRLAEQSSGQSKGIKSSLGEIKTFIDRIVESSTETGSAFESVLEAVETVRNLIEEDRAAMQEQASGGRQVLEALTEINNITEQVRQGSEEMKEGGTAILKNIGSVSRLSQEMQSSLSEINNSAVEINHAIEEVRELTRSNKEGIELVGNSVGRFKTEEETNEEEINKEKPEKT from the coding sequence ATGATGGTCATAGTCCCCCTTGTCTCAATCGTTGTACTGGTAATTGGAATTCTCGACACGAAACGGATTACCGGAAATCAGCTGGAACTGACCAATCAACTCATCGATGCCCAGACCCGCCAATATAAGCTTATTCTCGAAGAGTTTATCAATGAGCATGTCGAACGGCTGACGAAAGTAGCGGCCGCATTCTCCGGCAAAGAGCACGTCAACGCCGAAGCCCTCCGGACCGAGGCCAGTCTTATCCACCGTTTTGTTCCCGATGTTACGACAGATAATTTCTTCTATGTAAATGAGGAGGGAATACTGCGGCAGGGAGATCTCAGACTCGATGTCTCCGACCGTGACTATTTCACAAAGGCAAAGGAAAGCGGAAAACCCGCCATAGGTAACGTTCTCATCAGCAGAGAAGATGGGAAATCGCTCATTACCGGCTTTTCCGCTCCCATCATCGGTTCAGGTGGGCAGTTTCAGGGAGTCTTGGCAGAAGCTCTCAATCTCACCGAACTCCAACAGAAATTTAGCGATATGGATCTTGCAGGAGCCAGCTACTTTTACCTTTTTGATCCGCAGGGAACCGTCATCGCCCACACAAATCATGATTTCGTCGGGAAAAAGGTACAAGACATCATCCATCCTTCCCTTCTCAAACGCTTTCAGGAAACACTTTTCGTACAAGATTCAGGAAACATCGAATACAGCTTCAACGGTACCAGCGTCATTGCCCACTATAAGACTATAACCCCGTCAGATTGGAAGATTGCCGTTGCATTTGATAAGCAGATCATTATCGATAAAAGAAATCAGGCTATCCTTTTCGCTCTCGGCCAGTTTTTGATTGCAGGCGGAGGTACGATTTTGTTGATCTTCCTGCTGATCAGACCGATAACGCGAAGGATTAAACGAGTCGGAGGGCGTCTCGAGGAAATCAGCAAGGGAGAGGGTGATCTGACCAGAAGAGTGCACGTTTCTTCCGACGACGAACTGGCCGACCTTGCCGAGGCATTCAACCAATTTGCTGAAACAATGAGAGAGATGATCGGCAGCATCAAATTCGAGACAAGAAAACTTCTTGCTGTCGGAGAAGAGCTTTCCGCTAATACAGAGCAAAGTACGGCATCGATAAACGAAATCACTGCAACGATCGAAAGCATCTCCGAACTCTCGGAGAGCCAGAGCGAAAGTGTCGGAAAAGCATCATCTTCCGTAGATCAGATAACCGGCGCCATTAATAATCTTGGAGAGCTTATCGAGCGGCAGGCTACAAGCGTAACAGAGTCCTCTTCCGCCATTGAAGAGATGATTGCAAACATCAGAAGCCTTGCCGAGCATACCGAACAAATTGGAATGCATATGGAATCTCTCGTCGACGCCTCCCGTAACGGCAAAGAAAAGCAGCGGGAAACCGACGAGTTGATAGCCCAGGTGGCGGAACGATCGAAAAAGCTACAGGAAACCAACGTGGTTATTGCAAAGGTGGCCGCCCAAACAAACCTCCTTGCCATGAATGCAGCCATCGAAGCAGCTCATGCAGGAAATGCAGGAAGAGGATTTGCCGTGGTTGCCGAAGAAATTCGAAGACTTGCCGAACAATCTTCAGGACAGTCAAAGGGAATCAAATCGAGCCTTGGGGAGATCAAAACCTTCATCGATCGCATCGTGGAATCCAGCACTGAAACAGGCTCCGCTTTCGAATCGGTACTGGAAGCCGTGGAAACAGTCAGAAACCTTATAGAAGAAGACAGAGCAGCCATGCAGGAACAGGCATCCGGGGGGAGGCAGGTCCTCGAAGCGCTGACGGAAATCAACAACATTACCGAACAGGTACGGCAGGGAAGCGAAGAGATGAAGGAAGGCGGTACGGCCATCCTTAAAAATATCGGTTCGGTTTCACGACTCAGTCAGGAGATGCAATCGAGCCTATCCGAGATTAACAATAGTGCGGTGGAAATCAACCATGCCATAGAAGAAGTACGGGAACTCACCCGGTCCAACAAAGAGGGAATAGAACTGGTAGGAAATAGTGTCGGCCGTTTCAAGACTGAAGAAGAAACAAATGAAGAAGAGATAAACAAAGAGAAGCCAGAAAAAACATAA
- a CDS encoding MlaE family ABC transporter permease — MERRLVRTFEQFGSFCLFALDSFRWTFRRPWRPGLVLEQAEHIGVDSVLIIALSSLSIGMIFSLQVTDLMAMFRAETMVGSAVAMTMGRELAPVFTSLMLVAKNGSAMAAEIGTMRVSEQIDAMETMSVNPIQYLVVPRIIGSIIVFPILTALSNVVGVLGSYVVSIHMKGVDPAGYLDQLYRFVDPVDIWSGFIKAAIMGALVSLICCFFGFTTSGGSKEVGTASTKAVVTASVAVLVSDYIMSDIMLKILY; from the coding sequence ATGGAGCGGAGACTTGTTCGAACCTTTGAGCAATTCGGTTCTTTTTGCCTTTTTGCTTTAGATTCTTTTCGCTGGACATTTCGACGTCCATGGAGGCCTGGGCTTGTTCTTGAGCAGGCAGAGCACATTGGTGTCGATTCGGTTCTGATTATCGCTCTTTCCAGTCTTTCCATTGGAATGATTTTTTCATTGCAGGTTACCGATCTTATGGCCATGTTTCGCGCGGAGACCATGGTCGGATCGGCCGTCGCTATGACTATGGGCAGAGAGCTTGCCCCTGTTTTTACCAGTCTGATGCTTGTGGCGAAAAACGGTTCTGCAATGGCTGCCGAGATAGGTACCATGCGGGTAAGCGAGCAAATCGATGCCATGGAAACGATGTCGGTCAACCCTATTCAATATCTTGTGGTTCCAAGGATCATAGGATCGATCATTGTATTTCCTATTCTTACGGCTCTATCGAACGTGGTCGGTGTGCTGGGCAGTTATGTTGTTTCGATCCACATGAAGGGGGTGGACCCCGCCGGTTATCTTGATCAACTATATCGCTTTGTCGATCCCGTCGATATTTGGTCCGGTTTTATAAAAGCAGCGATAATGGGTGCCCTCGTGAGTCTAATCTGTTGTTTTTTCGGTTTTACGACCAGCGGAGGTTCCAAGGAGGTAGGGACAGCTTCGACAAAGGCTGTTGTTACCGCTTCCGTCGCGGTGCTCGTTTCCGACTATATTATGTCCGATATCATGCTTAAAATACTTTATTGA
- a CDS encoding OTU domain-containing protein → MQRYRIKGTGNKKTFVEVLHQSSEGYRIRMIREDEWGSSETTDMLSRELFETCIRTGYFLSDAGEEEKAASGIA, encoded by the coding sequence ATGCAGCGCTATCGAATAAAGGGAACGGGAAATAAGAAGACCTTTGTGGAAGTTCTCCACCAAAGTTCCGAAGGGTATCGGATACGGATGATCCGTGAAGATGAGTGGGGGAGCTCGGAAACCACCGATATGCTTAGTAGAGAGTTGTTTGAAACCTGTATTCGAACCGGTTATTTTCTATCTGATGCCGGAGAAGAAGAAAAAGCGGCTAGCGGAATAGCTTGA